A DNA window from Ictalurus punctatus breed USDA103 chromosome 11, Coco_2.0, whole genome shotgun sequence contains the following coding sequences:
- the gfi1ab gene encoding growth factor independent 1A transcription repressor b isoform X2, producing MPRSFLVKSKKAHSYHQPRSLEDNYSRLDTILAHICTDSSSAEGGEVCVDVRSTAAAEVLALADSGAVLSRSPLSCSSGVCDRSSDCEDSWRPPSPSASPDSEKSFSSGVDETQPFAVPFEPWSNSYSGSEMRQLVRQNFNHHHPSLNYYGERVIGPSLFGERGSSTSIYGNYESSTNLFERPAAAPGLYVDREIHRPKMKTDTAGLCTRLMLNGAFKCIKCSKVFSTPHGLEVHVRRSHSGTRPFGCDICGKTFGHAVSLEQHRSVHSQERSFDCKICGKTFKRSSTLSTHLLIHSDTRPYPCQYCGKRFHQKSDMKKHTFIHTGEKPHKCQVCGKAFSQSSNLITHSRKHTGFKPFGCDLCGKGFQRKVDLRRHKETQHGLK from the exons ATGCCTCGGTCTTTCTTGGTGAAGAGCAAAAAGGCTCACAGTTACCACCAGCCGCGGAGTTTAGAGGACAACTACAGCAGACTCGATACGATTTTAGCTCATATCTGCACAG ACAGTAGCAGTGCAGAAGgcggagaggtgtgtgtggatgtTAGGAGTACAGCGGCGGCGGAAGTGTTAGCGCTCGCGGACTCCGGCGCTGTGCTCTCGCGCTCTCCGCTCAGCTGCAGCAGCGGTGTGTGTGATCGCTCTTCAGACTGTGAGGACAGCTGGAGGCCTCCATCACCCTCTGCATCACCAG ACTCTGAAAAGTCATTTTCATCCGGTGTTGATGAAACCCAGCCGTTTGCGGTGCCCTTCGAGCCATGGAGCAACAGCTATTCAGGCTCTGAGATGAGACAGCTGGTCCGGCAGAActttaatcatcatcatccttcCCTAAATTATTATGGAGAAAGAGTTATCGGACCTTCTCTTTTTGGTGAAAGGGGATCCAGCACAAGTATTTATGGCAATTATGAGTCGAGTACAAACCTATTTGAGCGGCCTGCTGCTGCCCCTGGACTGTACGTAGACAGGGAAATTCACAGACCCAAGATGAAAACGGACACAGCTGGACTATGCACTCGCCTTATGTTGAATGGAGCCTTCAAGTGCATCAAGTGCAGCAAG GTGTTCTCCACTCCACATGGTCTAGAAGTTCACGTCCGGAGGTCCCACAGTGGAACGAGACCCTTCGGTTGTGACATTTGTGGGAAAACTTTCGGACATGCAGTCAGCCTGGAACAGCACAGATCTGTTCATTCTCAG GAGAGGAGTTTTGATTGTAAAATTTGTGGGAAAACTTTCAAAAGATCCTCTACTCTATCCACGCACCTTCTCATTCACTCTGATACAAGGCCTTACCCGTGCCAATACTGCGGCAAGAGGTTTCATCAGAAATCAGACATGAAGAAACACACGTTTATTCACACAG GAGAGAAGCCTCACAAATGTCAAGTATGCGGCAAAGCTTTCAGTCAGAGTTCAAATTTGATAACACACAGCCGAAAACACACTGGTTTTAAACCATTCGGCTGTGACTTGTGTGGAAAAGGCTTTCAGCGTAAAGTGGACTTGAGGAGACACAAGGAGACACAACACGGACTGAAATGA
- the gfi1ab gene encoding growth factor independent 1A transcription repressor b isoform X1, with amino-acid sequence MPRSFLVKSKKAHSYHQPRSLEDNYSRLDTILAHICTDSSSAEGGEVCVDVRSTAAAEVLALADSGAVLSRSPLSCSSGVCDRSSDCEDSWRPPSPSASPDSEKSFSSGVDETQPFAVPFEPWSNSYSGSEMRQLVRQNFNHHHPSLNYYGERVIGPSLFGERGSSTSIYGNYESSTNLFERPAAAPGLYVDREIHRPKMKTDTAGLCTRLMLNGAFKCIKCSKVFSTPHGLEVHVRRSHSGTRPFGCDICGKTFGHAVSLEQHRSVHSQVTVVQFTKICHSQHAGPKTELFQCLFYCIFTLCGILFSQERSFDCKICGKTFKRSSTLSTHLLIHSDTRPYPCQYCGKRFHQKSDMKKHTFIHTGEKPHKCQVCGKAFSQSSNLITHSRKHTGFKPFGCDLCGKGFQRKVDLRRHKETQHGLK; translated from the exons ATGCCTCGGTCTTTCTTGGTGAAGAGCAAAAAGGCTCACAGTTACCACCAGCCGCGGAGTTTAGAGGACAACTACAGCAGACTCGATACGATTTTAGCTCATATCTGCACAG ACAGTAGCAGTGCAGAAGgcggagaggtgtgtgtggatgtTAGGAGTACAGCGGCGGCGGAAGTGTTAGCGCTCGCGGACTCCGGCGCTGTGCTCTCGCGCTCTCCGCTCAGCTGCAGCAGCGGTGTGTGTGATCGCTCTTCAGACTGTGAGGACAGCTGGAGGCCTCCATCACCCTCTGCATCACCAG ACTCTGAAAAGTCATTTTCATCCGGTGTTGATGAAACCCAGCCGTTTGCGGTGCCCTTCGAGCCATGGAGCAACAGCTATTCAGGCTCTGAGATGAGACAGCTGGTCCGGCAGAActttaatcatcatcatccttcCCTAAATTATTATGGAGAAAGAGTTATCGGACCTTCTCTTTTTGGTGAAAGGGGATCCAGCACAAGTATTTATGGCAATTATGAGTCGAGTACAAACCTATTTGAGCGGCCTGCTGCTGCCCCTGGACTGTACGTAGACAGGGAAATTCACAGACCCAAGATGAAAACGGACACAGCTGGACTATGCACTCGCCTTATGTTGAATGGAGCCTTCAAGTGCATCAAGTGCAGCAAG GTGTTCTCCACTCCACATGGTCTAGAAGTTCACGTCCGGAGGTCCCACAGTGGAACGAGACCCTTCGGTTGTGACATTTGTGGGAAAACTTTCGGACATGCAGTCAGCCTGGAACAGCACAGATCTGTTCATTCTCAGGTAACTGTTGTTCAATTCACCAAAATCTGTCACTCACAGCATGCAGGCCCAAAGACTGaactgtttcagtgtttattttattgtatttttacattatgtGGCATCTTGTTTTCACAGGAGAGGAGTTTTGATTGTAAAATTTGTGGGAAAACTTTCAAAAGATCCTCTACTCTATCCACGCACCTTCTCATTCACTCTGATACAAGGCCTTACCCGTGCCAATACTGCGGCAAGAGGTTTCATCAGAAATCAGACATGAAGAAACACACGTTTATTCACACAG GAGAGAAGCCTCACAAATGTCAAGTATGCGGCAAAGCTTTCAGTCAGAGTTCAAATTTGATAACACACAGCCGAAAACACACTGGTTTTAAACCATTCGGCTGTGACTTGTGTGGAAAAGGCTTTCAGCGTAAAGTGGACTTGAGGAGACACAAGGAGACACAACACGGACTGAAATGA